In Eretmochelys imbricata isolate rEreImb1 chromosome 14, rEreImb1.hap1, whole genome shotgun sequence, a genomic segment contains:
- the POLR1H gene encoding DNA-directed RNA polymerase I subunit RPA12 encodes MELGTSCFQSDLDFCPECGTILPLPGFQDKVTCVRCSFSIDVRDFEGKVVQSCVEFNRPGSVALMIMDDGQEVKGPMIDRKCPQCGHEGMVYHTRQMRSADEGQTVFYTCGQCKFQEKEDS; translated from the exons ATGGAGCTGGGCACCTCCTGCTTCCAGTCGGACCTGGACTTCTGCCCGGAgtgtgggaccatcctgcccctGCCAGGCTTCCAGGACAAGGTGACGTGCGTGCGCTGCTCCTTCTCCATTGACGTACGAG ATTTCGAAGGGAAGGTGGTCCAGTCGTGTGTCGAGTTCAACCGGCCGGGCTCTGTGGCTCTGATGATCATGGACGACGGGCAGGAGGTCAAGGGACCCATG ATCGATAGGAAGTGCCCCCAGTGTGGTCACGAGGGCATGGTCTATCACACCCGGCAGATGAGATCAGCGGACGAAGGACAGACTGTCTTCTACACCTGTGGCCAGTGCAA GTTCCAGGAGAAGGAAGACTCATGA